From Rubripirellula reticaptiva, the proteins below share one genomic window:
- a CDS encoding family 78 glycoside hydrolase catalytic domain: MTYRSFSFLFSLLMLVGTSLGQDSQTASILKPVLGGDGESGYHAMLSRGYKPLFNGKDLSGWRNPYPHGEAKVVDGEIHLLADQKFFLVTEQKYSDFRVSVEIHLPEGDANSGVMFRCHVDDDAVKKVFGYQAECDGSDRRWSGGFYDESRRGWIWPSTKGRSEDQFLRHEEESKAAFADSTIANALNRNGWNRYVVTCVKDVITIELNGVQTVRFRDATDISGFIGIQHHGEKGQTYRFRNLFIKELPEIPAEEHVALVQQEPVSIKRISDKVTQIDFGKVAFGNLVMPIAAGGGSASVHFGEKLKAGRIDQNPPGTVRYGMTPIRNGQQLGNWVVPAPVDTRNVEQAGLMNANPPAVLTPANWGSVMPFRWIEIEGLADDYPFELIRRRTAFSATWNDDASSFECSDEMLNKIWDLCKYSIKATTFAGVYVDGDRERIPYEADAYLNQLSHYTTDDNVKMAARSFDWLMENGTWPTEWAPHMVFMAHAEWMYSGDNEWLKHRYESLKAKTLMHRSGDDGLVRSSEIDQKRTDIVDWPQKERDKFVFTEINTVVNAFHIEALKRMAVMASAIGKNDDAKAFGDRVELAKAAFQKALFDDAAGIYRDGVGTEHSSIHANFFPLAFGIVPQEKISGVLAWLREKDMACSPYAAQYFMEALFRGGLDDKALDLMTADGNRSWKHMVNSGTTISWEAWDLKYKPNQDWNHAWGAAPANLLPRYVLGAEAGSPGWTSVAIRPNPGKLNYARGRIPTPRGPVEIDWKNESTFTISLALPDGVSAKVDLPAADASKDVSVDGKNVDATKADGRWILNDEISGNVIIEVK; the protein is encoded by the coding sequence ATGACCTACCGAAGTTTTTCGTTCTTATTTTCTTTACTGATGCTGGTTGGAACCAGCTTAGGACAGGATTCCCAGACTGCTTCAATTCTGAAGCCTGTTCTAGGTGGCGACGGCGAATCGGGTTACCACGCGATGCTTAGCCGTGGGTACAAGCCGCTGTTCAACGGCAAGGATTTGTCAGGGTGGCGGAATCCGTATCCGCATGGCGAAGCCAAGGTGGTTGACGGCGAAATTCATCTGCTTGCGGATCAAAAGTTTTTTCTGGTCACCGAACAGAAGTACTCGGACTTTCGCGTCAGCGTCGAGATCCATCTGCCCGAAGGCGATGCCAACTCGGGTGTCATGTTTCGGTGTCACGTCGACGACGACGCCGTGAAGAAAGTGTTCGGCTATCAAGCCGAGTGCGATGGTTCGGACCGCCGATGGTCGGGCGGCTTTTACGACGAGTCGCGACGAGGTTGGATTTGGCCGAGCACCAAGGGACGCTCGGAAGATCAATTCCTACGACACGAAGAGGAATCAAAAGCCGCGTTTGCAGATTCAACCATCGCCAATGCGTTAAATCGAAATGGCTGGAATCGTTACGTCGTCACTTGTGTGAAGGATGTGATCACGATCGAACTCAATGGCGTGCAAACGGTACGATTTCGCGACGCGACGGACATCAGCGGATTCATTGGAATTCAGCATCACGGCGAAAAAGGCCAGACCTATCGTTTCCGCAATTTGTTCATCAAAGAACTGCCCGAGATTCCCGCGGAAGAACACGTTGCACTCGTGCAACAAGAGCCGGTGTCGATCAAACGCATCAGCGACAAAGTCACTCAGATTGATTTTGGTAAAGTCGCGTTTGGCAACCTTGTTATGCCGATCGCCGCCGGTGGCGGATCAGCCAGCGTGCATTTCGGCGAGAAGCTAAAAGCGGGTCGCATCGACCAGAATCCGCCGGGCACCGTCCGCTATGGAATGACTCCGATTCGCAATGGCCAGCAACTTGGAAACTGGGTCGTGCCGGCTCCCGTTGACACACGCAACGTTGAACAAGCCGGGCTGATGAACGCGAATCCGCCGGCGGTTCTGACGCCTGCCAATTGGGGATCCGTCATGCCGTTTCGATGGATCGAGATTGAAGGGCTTGCGGACGACTATCCGTTTGAACTGATCCGCCGGCGAACAGCGTTTTCGGCAACATGGAATGATGACGCGAGTTCGTTCGAGTGCTCGGACGAGATGCTGAACAAGATCTGGGATCTGTGCAAATACAGCATCAAGGCAACAACGTTTGCCGGCGTCTACGTCGACGGCGACCGTGAACGTATTCCTTACGAAGCCGATGCATACCTAAACCAATTGAGCCACTACACCACCGACGACAACGTCAAGATGGCGGCCCGGTCCTTTGATTGGCTGATGGAAAATGGCACTTGGCCGACCGAGTGGGCGCCGCACATGGTTTTCATGGCGCACGCTGAATGGATGTACTCGGGTGACAACGAATGGCTGAAGCATCGCTATGAATCGTTGAAGGCCAAAACACTGATGCACCGTAGTGGTGACGACGGGTTGGTCCGCAGTTCCGAAATTGATCAGAAGCGAACGGACATCGTTGATTGGCCGCAGAAGGAACGTGACAAGTTCGTGTTCACTGAGATCAATACGGTGGTCAACGCATTTCACATCGAGGCGCTCAAGCGTATGGCGGTAATGGCCAGCGCGATTGGTAAAAACGACGACGCGAAAGCGTTTGGCGATCGAGTCGAACTAGCGAAAGCAGCGTTCCAAAAAGCGTTGTTCGACGACGCGGCCGGGATCTATCGCGATGGTGTTGGGACCGAACATAGCAGTATCCATGCTAACTTTTTTCCGTTGGCATTCGGAATCGTGCCTCAGGAAAAAATCAGCGGCGTGCTCGCGTGGCTTCGTGAAAAAGACATGGCCTGCAGCCCCTACGCGGCTCAGTACTTTATGGAAGCGTTGTTTCGCGGTGGCCTCGACGACAAAGCTTTGGACTTGATGACGGCCGATGGTAATCGTAGCTGGAAACACATGGTCAACAGCGGAACGACGATCAGTTGGGAAGCCTGGGATTTGAAGTACAAACCGAATCAAGACTGGAACCATGCTTGGGGCGCCGCACCGGCCAACCTGTTACCGCGATACGTGCTAGGTGCCGAGGCCGGTTCACCTGGTTGGACGAGCGTAGCGATCCGCCCAAATCCTGGAAAGCTTAACTACGCTCGTGGTCGGATTCCAACACCACGGGGGCCCGTTGAAATCGATTGGAAAAATGAATCGACGTTTACGATTTCGCTCGCGCTCCCAGACGGCGTCTCGGCCAAGGTGGATTTGCCCGCAGCGGATGCATCGAAAGATGTTTCCGTCGACGGGAAGAATGTCGACGCGACGAAGGCTGATGGGCGTTGGATTTTGAACGACGAGATCAGCGGCAACGTCATAATTGAAGTCAAGTAA
- a CDS encoding Gfo/Idh/MocA family protein, translated as MKTTNRRQFLSTAVAVGVTSSLASRSLTAESANEEIRLGFIGCGGRAGKLLSQFEGLPGVAIAALCDVDADRLSSAKERFPAAKSCQDMRELIEDYDVDAVVIATCNHWHCLAAIWAMEAGKHVYVEKPLSHTQWEGRQVVAAVRKYDRICQVGTQQRSDPMQAEIKKFLHEEKALGEIQSARVNHYFIRKPIGKRDTPLPVAKNVAYDLWCGPAQKSQLFRDSLHYDWHWDWNTGSGDMGNWGVHVLDDVRNNVFQDSVALPKRILAGGGRVVFNDAGQTPNVHFAYFDTGSIPVVIGLTNLPGRPGSKKSPDHLGPGSGYIAYCEGGSLEGQRSRAVAKDTDGKVIKEFKGNSGDVLHQQNFIDAVRSHDRSILNAEASVGNDSTGWCNLANVAFRAGGSFNNDTAESVSLDDWKNVLSAMGEHLKTYDQGLATDSIRLSPMLELDPKTERFVGSHADAGNPFLKREYRQGFEVPELA; from the coding sequence ATGAAGACAACGAATCGACGACAGTTTCTGTCCACCGCTGTGGCCGTCGGTGTGACCAGTTCGCTAGCGTCACGCTCTCTAACCGCCGAGAGTGCCAACGAAGAAATTCGCCTCGGGTTCATCGGCTGCGGAGGTCGTGCAGGAAAACTGCTCAGCCAATTTGAGGGCCTTCCAGGTGTCGCGATCGCTGCACTTTGCGACGTCGATGCTGATCGTTTGTCGTCGGCGAAGGAACGTTTTCCGGCGGCAAAAAGTTGTCAGGACATGCGAGAGCTGATTGAGGACTACGACGTCGATGCGGTTGTGATTGCAACATGCAACCACTGGCATTGTTTGGCCGCGATTTGGGCGATGGAGGCTGGCAAGCATGTCTATGTCGAGAAACCACTTTCCCATACCCAGTGGGAAGGGAGGCAGGTCGTCGCGGCGGTACGAAAGTACGACCGCATCTGCCAAGTCGGAACGCAGCAACGTTCCGACCCAATGCAAGCCGAGATCAAAAAGTTCTTGCACGAAGAGAAGGCTCTGGGCGAAATCCAGTCCGCTCGCGTGAATCACTACTTCATTCGGAAGCCAATCGGTAAACGCGACACGCCGCTGCCAGTCGCCAAGAACGTTGCCTATGACTTGTGGTGCGGCCCGGCTCAAAAGTCGCAGCTGTTTCGTGACAGCTTGCACTACGATTGGCATTGGGATTGGAATACCGGTTCCGGCGACATGGGCAACTGGGGTGTGCACGTGTTGGACGACGTTCGCAACAATGTCTTTCAGGATTCCGTCGCGTTGCCGAAACGAATTTTGGCAGGCGGTGGTCGGGTAGTTTTCAACGATGCGGGCCAGACCCCGAATGTGCATTTCGCCTACTTCGACACCGGCTCGATCCCGGTTGTGATCGGGCTGACCAATCTTCCCGGCCGGCCCGGTTCGAAAAAAAGCCCGGACCATTTGGGTCCTGGCAGTGGTTACATTGCCTACTGTGAAGGCGGAAGCCTCGAAGGCCAACGAAGTCGTGCGGTCGCCAAAGATACCGATGGCAAAGTTATCAAAGAGTTCAAAGGCAACAGCGGCGACGTTCTGCATCAACAGAATTTCATCGATGCCGTGCGAAGTCACGACCGATCGATCCTGAACGCAGAAGCTTCGGTTGGCAACGACAGCACCGGTTGGTGCAATCTGGCGAACGTTGCCTTCCGAGCCGGCGGATCGTTCAACAATGACACAGCCGAAAGTGTCTCGTTGGACGATTGGAAAAATGTGCTTTCAGCGATGGGCGAACACTTGAAGACCTACGATCAAGGTCTGGCCACTGACAGCATTCGATTAAGCCCGATGTTGGAACTTGATCCAAAGACCGAGCGTTTCGTCGGTAGCCATGCCGATGCAGGTAATCCGTTTTTGAAACGAGAGTACCGCCAAGGATTTGAAGTTCCCGAATTGGCGTGA
- a CDS encoding sulfatase family protein, translating into MKCFGIQLILWSWGFVFAVSVFAAESQRQPDIVVYLADDLSAADVSSYGGTSIKTPAIDQLAAEGMSFDCAFVASPSCAVSRAALLTGLMPARNGAEENHSYPREDVLRLPKLLGELGYETAAFGKVAHLRSAPDYHFDTFDLKQDISDLRGTVKEFLENRTDKRPLALFVGVSDPHVPWPSESTIDPQSTVMPPQLLDTPRTRVQRSRYLQEVKNLDAYLAELRELTNKHLSEDKQFVFSSDHGAQFPFGKWTLYDEGIRVPLIVSRPGKIKAGSRSDAMVSWIDILPTMIDIGGGNVPENLDGRSFAAVLRGETETHRDRIFTTHSGDLLMNVYLSRSVRTDRYKLIWNPHPEFAFTSYIDLLLRETSGDYFKEWMTAAKTDPHAADVLARYYGRPQYELFDLELDPHELNNLAGRPELASVQQELSSELKQWIADQGDELTVFHEPLMLDAPETWLPRKKSRN; encoded by the coding sequence ATGAAGTGCTTTGGTATCCAACTGATACTTTGGTCATGGGGATTCGTCTTCGCCGTTTCGGTCTTTGCTGCTGAATCACAGCGACAGCCTGACATCGTTGTTTATCTCGCTGACGATCTGTCGGCGGCGGATGTTTCGTCGTATGGCGGAACGAGCATCAAGACTCCGGCGATCGACCAGTTGGCCGCGGAGGGGATGTCGTTTGACTGTGCCTTCGTTGCCAGCCCATCCTGTGCGGTCAGTCGTGCGGCACTGTTGACCGGGCTGATGCCAGCTCGCAACGGCGCCGAAGAGAACCACAGTTATCCTCGCGAAGACGTTCTTCGTTTACCGAAGCTGCTTGGTGAACTTGGTTATGAAACGGCGGCGTTTGGCAAAGTCGCTCACTTGCGAAGCGCACCGGACTATCACTTCGACACATTCGATCTGAAGCAAGACATTTCCGATCTGCGAGGAACCGTAAAAGAGTTTCTCGAAAACCGTACCGACAAACGGCCACTGGCGTTATTCGTCGGTGTTTCGGATCCACACGTGCCTTGGCCGAGCGAATCAACGATCGACCCGCAGTCGACGGTGATGCCGCCCCAATTGCTCGATACGCCACGCACGCGAGTACAGCGATCGCGGTACTTGCAAGAAGTGAAGAATCTGGATGCTTACTTGGCAGAGCTCCGCGAGCTGACGAACAAGCACCTGTCGGAGGACAAGCAGTTTGTGTTTTCCAGCGACCACGGAGCTCAATTCCCTTTCGGCAAATGGACTCTCTATGACGAAGGCATACGCGTACCGCTGATCGTTTCTCGACCAGGCAAGATCAAAGCGGGATCACGGTCAGATGCGATGGTTAGTTGGATCGACATTCTTCCGACGATGATTGACATTGGTGGCGGCAACGTGCCCGAGAATCTGGATGGTCGTTCGTTCGCTGCGGTACTTCGTGGCGAGACAGAAACGCATCGCGATCGCATCTTCACGACGCATAGCGGTGATCTGTTGATGAATGTGTATCTGAGTCGCAGCGTCAGGACGGATCGATACAAACTGATTTGGAATCCGCACCCCGAGTTTGCGTTCACCTCGTACATCGATCTGCTGTTGCGTGAAACGTCGGGGGACTACTTCAAAGAGTGGATGACAGCAGCGAAGACGGACCCACACGCTGCCGATGTGCTAGCACGTTACTACGGCCGACCGCAGTACGAGCTATTCGATCTAGAATTAGACCCGCACGAACTGAACAATCTTGCCGGACGTCCAGAACTTGCTTCGGTTCAACAGGAATTGTCGTCTGAGTTGAAACAGTGGATTGCCGACCAGGGTGACGAGCTGACGGTTTTCCATGAACCGTTGATGCTGGATGCACCGGAGACTTGGTTGCCACGAAAGAAATCTCGAAACTGA
- a CDS encoding sulfatase family protein translates to MNRLPKIQFLSFVVVLFTSSWVHADRPNVVFLLSDDQGWDDYGFMGHPHLQTPNLDQLANAGLSYERGYVTAPLCRPSLASLVTGLYPHQSGIRGNDPLLPEGVSRSVAKDKPVSIAMRNRMTAPMLELPSFVKLLKQNGYATLQTGKWWEGNPLDHGFTDAMTHGDHARGGRHGDVGLKVGRSTMQPIYDFVDKADANDQPFFIWYGVFLPHSPHDAPDRLFNKYKDIAPDEPTARYWANIDWLDEGCGQIVDYLKQKNQYKNTIFVFTCDNGWVQDPSRKNASIRSKREPVEAGIRTPMFITQEGKVAPLRDQETLASNIDIATTILRACDIEPPSVMEGLDLCQPQQLRDRNRVFVDVYDHDSDLDQLADLDHGLMARVVIDGWDKLISRPNGNELYDLKSDPDDRMDLSSKDPAKVRELVGLIDAWLGKTAAN, encoded by the coding sequence ATGAATCGCTTACCTAAGATCCAATTTCTGTCGTTCGTAGTTGTTTTATTCACATCCAGTTGGGTTCACGCAGATCGTCCGAATGTCGTTTTTCTTCTCAGCGACGACCAAGGTTGGGACGACTACGGATTCATGGGACATCCGCACCTACAGACTCCCAATTTGGATCAATTGGCAAACGCTGGGCTGTCGTATGAACGCGGCTATGTCACGGCACCGCTTTGTCGACCGTCTCTGGCCAGTTTGGTGACGGGTTTGTATCCGCATCAGTCAGGAATTCGTGGCAACGACCCATTGTTGCCCGAAGGCGTCAGCCGATCAGTGGCGAAAGACAAACCGGTCTCGATCGCAATGCGAAACCGAATGACCGCGCCGATGTTAGAATTGCCGTCATTCGTAAAATTGCTAAAGCAAAACGGGTACGCGACTCTGCAGACCGGAAAGTGGTGGGAAGGCAATCCGCTGGACCATGGTTTCACAGACGCGATGACGCATGGCGACCATGCACGTGGTGGACGGCATGGCGACGTGGGATTGAAGGTCGGGCGCAGCACAATGCAGCCAATCTACGACTTCGTCGACAAGGCCGACGCGAACGATCAGCCGTTTTTTATTTGGTACGGCGTCTTCTTGCCACACTCGCCTCATGACGCTCCGGATCGGCTGTTCAATAAGTACAAAGACATTGCGCCCGACGAGCCGACGGCACGTTACTGGGCCAATATCGATTGGCTCGACGAAGGTTGCGGCCAGATCGTGGACTACCTGAAACAGAAGAACCAGTACAAAAATACGATCTTTGTTTTCACATGCGACAATGGCTGGGTCCAAGATCCGAGCCGCAAGAACGCCAGCATTCGATCGAAACGCGAACCAGTCGAAGCTGGCATCCGCACGCCGATGTTCATCACGCAAGAAGGGAAAGTTGCTCCGCTGCGAGATCAGGAAACGTTGGCCAGCAATATCGACATTGCCACAACGATCTTGCGAGCCTGCGATATCGAACCACCTTCGGTGATGGAAGGCCTCGATCTTTGTCAGCCGCAACAGTTGCGTGATCGGAATCGTGTGTTTGTGGATGTTTACGATCACGACAGCGACCTCGATCAGCTCGCAGATCTGGATCATGGACTGATGGCGCGAGTCGTCATTGACGGCTGGGACAAACTGATTTCTCGTCCCAATGGAAACGAGCTCTATGACTTGAAGTCTGATCCGGACGACCGGATGGATTTGTCGTCAAAGGACCCGGCGAAGGTTCGAGAACTCGTCGGCCTGATCGATGCGTGGCTCGGCAAGACGGCCGCCAATTGA
- a CDS encoding glycosyl hydrolase, protein MSLFLPMLVWALVPSLAFAQTTSTDNLAKEFLAPPKQAYPETWFHLIGGNVNREALSTDLEAVAGAGISGIQLFHGKGQAWPDVEPQIQTLSPTWDSLISHVADETDRLGLKFTMQNCPGWAMSGGPWITPDKAMRHLVTSRQNITGGDTVSIDLDIPQPSGEDWRDYQDIAVLAFPTPAGDSGHWIRPDAIQSNLKDASWRELLAGKKVAVQIPVSRNQPSWVEFAFANSITLRSIELPPIESLMKRFNFDPDSSISIFAANDGGWKELIRHDVPRGNWQDRQDEVPYVLAVPDAKSDRYRIEFHNNRAMELSQFRLSTGACLQDWRGQAGYALRSLERRTPPEQSADAWIQRDAVVDLTERVDLSGRLDWDAPEGNWTVVRFGHVNTGVKNKPAPPEATGFECDKLSPAGAEQHFAGYIGRLSNSGGAADGGRLKGMLIDSWECYTQTWTAEMEREFEKRRGYSLRSWMPALAGWVVNDHRSSERFLRDWRATISDLIVENYYGRLAELGRQRGMQLSFETSVGDVSPGDILQYFKSADIPMCEVWQPNDPHDGGLEAKPIAPTASAAHIYGKPRVAAEAFTSAPMNWKEHPFALKNVADRSFALGVTHMVFHTYTHNPRDEVPGTSFGSVIGTPFLRGQTWWKHMPAFTDYLARCGFLLEQGQPVADVLWYLGDDVDHKPRQDSPFPTGYHFDYVNADALVTRLSVKDGDIVNPEGNRWRVLWLPRDHCRRMTPATLRKIKELLLAGGTVIGEAPDINPSLSGGDEADVAFERLVNELWGDAASGDRGIGSGRLLWGGSLEELLTKRGIAPDVTGTLPERWFHRRVGDTEIYFVIGDRHQSLNANLHFRSRGTPEFWNPVDGSVTPIAAFKTTGEGTTVSVQLPVAGSVFVVFRPEPTEPRVERVILNGDVLLDVNDATRLDTAVSYPAYGVSRKTTIQPWVDPDPLTIGLADRGEQMVAWVDGEYKIQNANGQTSSIHVSGTEEITLRSNWKISFPVGWGAPQSIAIDRVGPWSEMPHTAMRHFSGTATYRTTLTVADVGKDDRFLLDLGQVGNIAKVTVNGNTSASLWTSPFRADITDFVKRGENHVSVEVTNTWHNRLVYEAGLPPEQRKTWTIAGPPKDSPLDFSGLGPDVQLRRGKVVTLPTTAGATVN, encoded by the coding sequence GTGTCGTTGTTTCTTCCAATGCTGGTTTGGGCTTTGGTTCCAAGTCTTGCCTTTGCCCAGACGACTTCGACCGACAATTTGGCGAAGGAGTTTCTGGCACCGCCCAAGCAAGCGTACCCCGAAACTTGGTTCCATTTGATTGGTGGCAACGTCAATCGTGAAGCGCTGAGCACTGATCTGGAAGCGGTTGCCGGTGCGGGAATCAGCGGGATTCAATTGTTCCACGGCAAAGGCCAGGCATGGCCCGACGTCGAGCCTCAGATTCAAACGCTCAGTCCGACTTGGGATTCGTTGATCAGCCATGTGGCGGATGAAACCGATCGTCTTGGATTGAAGTTCACCATGCAGAACTGTCCCGGTTGGGCGATGTCAGGCGGGCCGTGGATCACACCCGACAAAGCGATGCGGCACTTGGTCACCAGTCGCCAAAACATCACTGGTGGCGACACGGTATCGATCGACTTGGACATCCCGCAGCCAAGCGGCGAAGATTGGCGTGATTACCAAGACATCGCCGTACTAGCGTTTCCGACTCCTGCGGGCGACTCCGGACATTGGATCCGACCCGATGCGATTCAAAGCAACTTGAAGGATGCATCCTGGCGAGAATTGCTGGCCGGAAAGAAGGTTGCCGTGCAAATTCCGGTTTCGCGCAACCAGCCGAGTTGGGTGGAATTTGCGTTCGCAAATTCGATCACGCTGCGATCCATCGAATTGCCGCCGATCGAATCTCTGATGAAACGATTTAACTTTGATCCAGATTCATCCATCTCCATTTTTGCTGCCAACGATGGAGGTTGGAAAGAACTGATCAGGCACGACGTTCCACGCGGCAACTGGCAAGATCGTCAGGACGAAGTTCCTTATGTGCTAGCCGTCCCCGATGCAAAGTCAGATCGATACAGAATCGAATTTCACAACAACCGAGCAATGGAGCTTTCGCAATTTCGCCTGTCCACTGGCGCATGTCTGCAAGATTGGCGCGGCCAAGCCGGTTACGCGCTGCGTAGTCTCGAGCGCCGTACCCCCCCCGAGCAATCTGCGGATGCCTGGATTCAACGTGACGCAGTCGTTGACCTCACCGAGCGTGTTGATTTGTCCGGACGTCTCGACTGGGACGCCCCCGAAGGGAACTGGACAGTGGTTCGTTTTGGGCACGTCAACACGGGCGTCAAAAATAAGCCAGCGCCTCCGGAGGCCACTGGATTTGAATGCGACAAGCTTTCACCCGCCGGAGCAGAACAGCATTTCGCTGGCTATATCGGTCGCCTTTCCAATTCTGGCGGAGCCGCCGATGGTGGGCGTTTGAAGGGGATGTTGATCGATAGTTGGGAGTGCTACACGCAGACTTGGACTGCCGAGATGGAACGCGAGTTCGAAAAGCGTCGTGGCTATTCGCTCCGTTCTTGGATGCCTGCATTGGCAGGCTGGGTAGTGAACGATCATCGATCCAGCGAACGTTTTTTGCGTGATTGGCGGGCGACGATCAGCGATTTGATCGTTGAAAACTACTATGGGCGGTTGGCCGAATTGGGACGCCAGCGGGGAATGCAGCTTTCGTTTGAAACGTCGGTCGGCGATGTTTCACCAGGGGACATTCTGCAGTACTTCAAGTCGGCCGATATCCCAATGTGTGAAGTCTGGCAGCCAAACGACCCGCACGACGGAGGATTGGAAGCCAAGCCGATCGCGCCGACGGCATCGGCGGCACACATTTATGGCAAACCACGGGTTGCTGCGGAAGCATTCACGTCCGCGCCGATGAATTGGAAAGAACATCCGTTTGCGTTGAAAAACGTGGCCGATCGTAGCTTTGCTCTCGGAGTAACGCATATGGTGTTTCATACCTATACCCACAACCCGCGGGATGAAGTTCCCGGCACGTCTTTCGGCAGTGTCATCGGCACGCCGTTCCTGCGAGGCCAGACGTGGTGGAAACACATGCCAGCGTTCACTGATTATCTGGCCCGATGTGGCTTTCTGCTCGAACAAGGACAACCGGTTGCTGACGTGCTTTGGTACCTCGGTGACGACGTGGATCACAAGCCAAGACAAGACTCGCCATTTCCCACCGGCTACCATTTCGACTACGTCAATGCGGATGCCTTGGTGACGCGACTGAGCGTCAAGGACGGTGACATCGTGAACCCCGAAGGCAACCGCTGGCGAGTCCTTTGGTTGCCGCGCGATCATTGCCGACGAATGACACCTGCAACCCTGCGAAAGATCAAGGAACTGTTGTTGGCGGGTGGCACCGTCATTGGTGAAGCCCCCGACATCAATCCGTCGCTTAGCGGCGGCGATGAAGCGGATGTGGCGTTTGAGAGGCTGGTCAATGAACTTTGGGGCGATGCGGCCAGCGGTGATCGCGGCATCGGCAGCGGACGGTTGCTTTGGGGCGGCAGCTTGGAAGAATTACTTACCAAGCGCGGTATCGCGCCCGACGTTACCGGAACGCTGCCCGAGCGATGGTTTCACCGGCGCGTTGGCGACACCGAAATCTATTTTGTGATCGGCGATCGGCATCAATCGCTAAACGCCAATCTGCACTTTCGCTCGCGTGGAACGCCCGAGTTTTGGAATCCGGTCGACGGTAGCGTCACGCCGATTGCCGCGTTCAAAACCACGGGCGAAGGTACAACGGTATCAGTTCAGTTGCCGGTCGCAGGTTCGGTCTTTGTCGTTTTTCGCCCCGAACCCACAGAGCCTCGTGTCGAGCGAGTCATACTTAACGGAGACGTCTTGTTAGACGTGAACGACGCTACGCGACTTGACACCGCAGTAAGCTACCCGGCTTATGGGGTGTCTCGAAAAACAACGATCCAACCTTGGGTGGACCCTGACCCCCTGACCATCGGATTGGCCGATCGTGGAGAGCAAATGGTTGCTTGGGTGGATGGCGAGTACAAAATTCAAAACGCGAACGGGCAGACGTCTTCGATCCATGTTTCCGGTACAGAAGAAATAACCCTTCGATCGAATTGGAAGATTTCATTTCCTGTGGGTTGGGGGGCCCCCCAATCGATTGCGATCGATCGTGTCGGACCGTGGTCCGAGATGCCACATACGGCCATGCGTCATTTTTCAGGCACGGCGACTTACCGGACAACTTTGACGGTCGCTGACGTTGGGAAAGACGACAGATTCTTGCTGGACCTCGGGCAAGTTGGCAACATCGCGAAAGTCACCGTCAATGGGAACACTTCGGCTTCACTTTGGACGTCGCCTTTCCGCGCAGACATCACCGACTTCGTGAAGCGAGGCGAGAATCACGTTTCGGTTGAAGTAACCAACACGTGGCATAACCGACTTGTTTATGAAGCCGGTCTGCCGCCCGAGCAACGAAAGACATGGACCATCGCCGGTCCACCCAAAGATTCGCCCTTGGATTTCTCTGGGCTTGGACCCGACGTCCAGTTGCGACGTGGGAAAGTCGTAACGCTACCAACCACTGCGGGTGCGACAGTGAACTAA